The following proteins come from a genomic window of Peptoniphilus equinus:
- a CDS encoding SHIRT domain-containing protein, giving the protein MSRRLRRLLPLFILAVGLLRGEKVYAAITVYNANELKVQLLKTSTEPIHVMTTLQYDDDWYFIYGDTFDGGNRTLVPGPGVTTLFSLDPSGPDHPINFKNFTIDMQDQGKAITAKDVTLNLNNVTIKNSTSRFSDAEAGGAIHLTNTSFTATDLTVDNAKAERGNDVSDTSQPHGGAIYADTSYVNLMASHIQNSQSGDGKALGDGGAIYVGQGSTLNLNNTVLTHGHGSRGGLIFNAGTTTVTGGSQLSGGSADLLGGGIFNDGELTLDEVTLKDNSQGDGSGSIAHPGKNYIDEAGAVRQKLELPGVNIYAKKDVTITPHAIIDTGDIRVLDKESAVILSGVPSAPLYISISEVPTQALSGRVDDAHVAMGMAETQARYVGYTVARGATDWDATTGQAVADQLVYATHVIPGDTTYAQAVAPVGDNTGIMAWDFVYNPDTKAVVVGQRAQVTYHANKGEFENGNVVRELYAIYDSKDDATYRLSPTYDVTKKAIKYPDVPTRQGYQYIDFYTAELSDVDVTVAVDDLYTALFPFDKDFIDYYQEARGVSGPETANTVITDTLKTDEADLHAYARWMKTVDVPVSKTWIGGTPERGDDVTVTLSGVQTPLTFKGAGKFTNLEPLTIARGTDSDGMTRREFAFNVWTLSEMPVEDYVTTIIPTNLHADAIGTGFEVTNQRTGFNVTYTFVSGTADKVLPTAVEALTPTDDTFYAEGQTVTAKSVTPLRVEDSVYDGVWTFGGWDATQKIVSGEDIPFIGVWHFTPNTYGVTYRFVSGTPDKALPDGILDKVPADVDGQVTGHTVVTTPFSYDAVAVADGTWTFQGWDAASVTIDHEDVTVTGTWVFEPTPVPITYDIIYQFQDLDGKGLPGDVMAQLPPSYKAGAGDIVHVPVTLNDVWSDTPKGRWIFIGWSPNQDVVVHDTVEFIGTWQFVGDPPSPGEDGHITYVFVDDHNNPTPEALNLYLPSPVTFVTGEMLDPPTTPMPGMNVQRSEGLWTFLGWDQTMAQAFDGDTVVTGTWHLTPTLPPQKDIEHHGGGLWIDWNHLPEPSNDVPKPKRHDHAPYMHGYPDHTFLPDRAMTRGEMAAMFSRLIDDTPTVGVTYDADYFDVTSDAWYYGAVGYLTEEAVLTGYPDGSFRPDAPVTRGEFATVVFKFAHLQSDGTSHFTDLTMTHWAYPAVDALYRLGWVKGYGDTTFKPDNPITRGEVVTIVNRMLQRKVDVDFVDRHSEDLVRFADVTPGYWAYYDIVEALNGHGYIQDENGGELWQELNHTLPVRSGEKY; this is encoded by the coding sequence ATGAGTAGGAGATTACGAAGGTTGTTGCCGCTGTTTATTCTGGCTGTGGGGCTCCTTAGGGGAGAGAAGGTGTATGCCGCCATTACGGTGTATAATGCCAATGAATTAAAAGTACAGCTTTTAAAGACGTCCACTGAACCTATCCACGTGATGACGACCTTGCAGTATGATGACGATTGGTATTTTATCTATGGGGATACCTTTGACGGGGGAAATAGGACGCTTGTCCCCGGGCCGGGAGTGACGACGCTGTTTTCCCTAGATCCATCGGGGCCGGATCACCCTATCAACTTCAAAAATTTTACCATTGATATGCAAGATCAAGGTAAAGCGATCACAGCGAAAGATGTCACGTTAAATCTCAATAACGTCACCATCAAGAACAGTACCAGTCGCTTTTCCGACGCCGAAGCAGGCGGCGCCATTCATCTGACCAACACGAGCTTTACAGCTACGGACCTTACTGTGGACAACGCAAAAGCTGAGAGGGGAAACGACGTATCGGATACATCACAGCCTCATGGCGGAGCTATTTATGCCGACACATCTTACGTGAACTTGATGGCGTCGCATATCCAAAACAGTCAATCGGGTGATGGCAAAGCACTTGGAGATGGCGGGGCCATCTATGTAGGACAGGGTTCAACACTAAACTTGAACAATACTGTGCTCACTCATGGCCACGGGTCACGAGGCGGCCTGATCTTTAATGCAGGGACAACGACGGTGACAGGCGGCTCTCAACTTTCCGGCGGTTCAGCCGATCTACTCGGTGGCGGTATTTTCAATGACGGTGAGCTGACTTTGGACGAGGTGACACTAAAGGACAACAGTCAGGGTGACGGATCTGGAAGCATCGCCCATCCGGGGAAAAACTATATCGACGAGGCCGGAGCAGTGAGACAAAAGCTGGAACTTCCGGGTGTGAATATCTATGCTAAAAAAGATGTGACCATTACGCCACATGCCATCATTGATACTGGCGATATTCGTGTGCTGGATAAAGAATCTGCTGTCATTTTGTCCGGTGTGCCGTCTGCGCCGCTCTACATCAGTATCAGTGAAGTGCCGACGCAAGCGTTGAGCGGGCGCGTGGATGATGCTCACGTGGCCATGGGCATGGCGGAAACTCAGGCACGCTATGTGGGCTATACTGTTGCCCGCGGCGCCACGGACTGGGATGCAACAACCGGTCAAGCTGTCGCGGATCAATTGGTTTATGCCACCCATGTCATTCCGGGCGACACGACGTATGCTCAGGCGGTAGCACCTGTCGGGGACAATACCGGGATTATGGCGTGGGATTTTGTCTACAATCCGGATACTAAAGCTGTGGTGGTGGGACAGCGTGCTCAGGTCACTTACCACGCCAACAAAGGTGAGTTTGAGAACGGGAATGTTGTCCGTGAGCTTTACGCTATCTATGACAGTAAAGACGATGCCACCTATAGGTTGTCGCCAACCTATGATGTGACGAAAAAGGCAATAAAGTACCCTGATGTACCGACACGACAAGGCTATCAATATATTGATTTTTATACGGCTGAACTTTCAGATGTGGATGTGACGGTGGCAGTGGATGATTTATACACGGCTCTCTTCCCCTTTGACAAGGACTTCATCGACTACTATCAAGAAGCTCGAGGCGTGTCCGGTCCCGAAACGGCGAACACAGTCATCACTGATACCCTGAAGACCGATGAAGCGGATTTACATGCCTATGCTCGTTGGATGAAAACCGTCGATGTACCTGTGTCCAAGACGTGGATTGGCGGCACACCGGAGCGTGGTGATGACGTGACGGTGACACTGAGCGGCGTTCAAACTCCGTTAACTTTTAAAGGGGCAGGTAAATTTACAAACCTTGAACCGTTAACCATTGCTCGAGGCACTGACTCTGACGGGATGACACGGCGTGAATTTGCCTTTAACGTCTGGACATTGTCTGAAATGCCGGTGGAAGACTATGTCACGACGATTATACCAACGAACCTTCATGCTGATGCCATCGGCACAGGGTTTGAGGTGACGAATCAAAGAACCGGATTTAACGTCACGTATACTTTTGTCAGCGGCACGGCGGACAAAGTCTTACCTACTGCTGTGGAAGCATTGACACCGACAGATGACACGTTTTACGCCGAGGGACAGACTGTCACTGCCAAATCGGTAACACCGCTGAGAGTCGAGGATAGCGTATATGACGGCGTCTGGACATTCGGCGGTTGGGATGCGACGCAAAAAATTGTAAGCGGCGAGGATATTCCTTTTATCGGGGTATGGCACTTCACTCCGAACACCTACGGCGTGACGTACCGCTTTGTCAGCGGCACACCGGACAAAGCATTGCCGGACGGCATTTTGGATAAGGTGCCAGCGGATGTTGACGGGCAAGTAACAGGTCATACCGTAGTGACGACCCCTTTTAGCTATGACGCTGTAGCCGTGGCGGACGGGACATGGACTTTCCAAGGTTGGGACGCGGCATCTGTCACAATTGACCATGAGGATGTGACGGTAACAGGCACGTGGGTATTTGAACCGACGCCGGTGCCCATCACTTACGACATCATATATCAATTCCAAGATCTTGACGGCAAGGGTCTGCCTGGAGACGTTATGGCTCAGCTGCCGCCATCTTATAAGGCCGGTGCAGGCGATATTGTTCACGTGCCGGTAACTCTCAACGATGTATGGAGTGATACGCCGAAAGGCAGATGGATTTTTATAGGATGGTCACCGAATCAAGATGTTGTGGTTCATGATACCGTTGAATTTATAGGCACTTGGCAATTTGTTGGCGATCCGCCGTCGCCGGGAGAAGACGGGCACATCACTTACGTCTTTGTGGATGATCACAACAACCCGACACCTGAAGCCCTGAACCTCTATTTGCCGTCGCCGGTCACCTTTGTGACAGGTGAAATGCTCGATCCGCCGACCACACCGATGCCGGGAATGAACGTTCAACGCTCTGAGGGTCTATGGACTTTTCTCGGGTGGGATCAAACCATGGCGCAAGCCTTTGATGGCGACACGGTTGTCACCGGGACGTGGCATTTGACACCGACCCTACCGCCACAGAAAGATATCGAGCATCATGGCGGCGGATTGTGGATTGACTGGAATCATTTACCGGAGCCGTCAAACGATGTGCCGAAGCCGAAACGTCATGACCACGCACCCTACATGCATGGGTATCCGGATCATACCTTTTTGCCGGACCGTGCAATGACGCGAGGGGAAATGGCGGCCATGTTCTCACGGCTCATTGATGATACGCCGACAGTTGGTGTGACCTACGACGCGGACTACTTTGATGTCACATCAGATGCCTGGTATTACGGTGCTGTCGGGTATCTTACAGAGGAAGCGGTGCTTACCGGCTATCCTGACGGCAGTTTCAGACCGGATGCACCGGTCACTCGCGGTGAATTTGCCACCGTGGTCTTTAAGTTTGCTCATTTACAGAGCGACGGCACATCGCATTTTACTGATCTTACGATGACGCACTGGGCTTATCCCGCAGTTGATGCGCTTTACCGTCTCGGTTGGGTCAAAGGGTATGGAGACACCACGTTTAAGCCGGACAATCCTATTACCCGCGGGGAAGTGGTGACTATTGTCAACCGTATGCTTCAGCGCAAAGTCGATGTGGATTTCGTGGATCGACACAGCGAGGACCTTGTCCGATTTGCAGACGTGACGCCAGGTTATTGGGCATATTATGACATTGTCGAGGCGCTAAACGGCCATGGCTATATCCAAGATGAGAACGGCGGTGAGCTGTGGCAAGAATTAAACCACACGCTTCCCGTTCGTAGCGGTGAGAAGTACTGA
- a CDS encoding YbaK/EbsC family protein, whose translation MSIEKVKAYFKSQGLEDSVLEFDVSSATVELAATALGCPPERIAKTLSFMVEEKPILIVAAGDTKIDNPKFKARFHTKAKMLSRDEVETLIGHGVGGVCPFAINDGVAVYLDVSLQRFETVFPACGSSNSAIELTVGDLEHYADAQGWVDVCKGWN comes from the coding sequence ATGTCGATCGAAAAAGTGAAAGCATATTTTAAATCTCAAGGGTTGGAGGACAGCGTGCTGGAGTTTGATGTGTCCAGTGCTACAGTGGAACTGGCGGCGACCGCTCTCGGATGTCCGCCGGAGCGTATTGCCAAGACGCTCTCTTTTATGGTCGAGGAGAAACCGATACTCATTGTCGCGGCAGGGGATACCAAAATTGACAATCCCAAGTTTAAAGCGCGGTTTCATACCAAGGCCAAGATGCTTAGTCGTGATGAAGTCGAGACGCTCATCGGCCACGGCGTTGGTGGTGTGTGTCCCTTTGCTATCAACGACGGCGTGGCGGTGTATCTCGATGTATCGTTACAGCGTTTTGAAACGGTGTTTCCCGCCTGCGGCAGCAGTAACAGCGCCATCGAACTGACGGTTGGCGATCTTGAACATTATGCCGATGCCCAAGGTTGGGTTGACGTATGTAAAGGTTGGAATTAG